In Exiguobacterium acetylicum, the genomic stretch GGCGGATTTCCATCGTGTGATCACGACTCCTATACTTGCACCACCGAGCGTCGCGCAAAGAACGGCGACTTCTGGAGAAAAGTAGCGCATGGTTATGTAAAGCAATAGTAAGACAATCAGTAGGAGGCAACTATTCACGGCAATACGGGAACGTTCCCCTTCAAACTGTAAGTACAATAAACCGATGAACATCGCTGTCAGGGCAAAATCGAGACCGAAGCGCTCGGGATCAGGGAACCAGCTACCGACAAGGGCGCCGAGAACGGTTGCGACGATCCAGCTGAAGTAAGCAGTCAGATTCAAGCCATGCATGAAAGACGGAGAGAGCTTCCCTTTTTGGGCAGTGTTCATCGCGACAGCGAACGACTCATCCGTCAGTAGCGTTCCGGTACCGAGACGGTCGCGGAGATGCCGTGTCTCAACATGTGGCGCAAGCGTCAGACTCATTAACAAGTGCCTGAGATTGACGATGAACGTCGTCAGAATGATGGCAGAAGCAGGACTATTTAATAGTAAGAGACTCGTGATGATGAACTGAGCGGCACCGGCATAGATGAAGACGGACATGAATCCGACTTCAAGAGGGGATAAGCCGGAGGCACGACCGACGATCCCAGCTGAAAAACCGATGCCGATATATCCGAGGACAGTGGGTAGACAGGCACGGACACCTGCTTGAAAGGCTGATGACATTCGATTCCTCCTCTTTTTTAAGAGCATAGCACTCATGCGGAATATCGTCACCAACTGGTCAATATTTTCATCATTTTTTTCGACATATTCGACTTGATTTGGTGGTAAAGACTAAGTGGTACGGCAAAATCAGTTAGGTAAAGGAGCGTTTTTCATGCACAAATTAATGAAAGATTCAAACCGGTTCGTTTCAGACATGGTCGACGGACTCGTACTAGCTCACCCTGATTTGTATAAAAAGGTCGAAGGTGTTAATGTCGTCGCACGGAAAGTGCCGCTTGATGGAAAAGTCGGACTCGTTTCTGGTGGGGGAAGTGGGCATGAACCCGCGCACGCTGGATTCGTTGGGGACGGTATGCTTGCTGCGGCTGTTTGTGGGGAAGTCTTCACGTCACCGACACCGGATATGGTGCTTGAAGGTATCAAGGCAGCCCATGGTGGAAAAGGTGTCTTACTCGTCGTCAAGAATTACTCGGGTGATGTCATGAACTTCGATATGGCGAAGGAACTCGCTGAACTCGAGGACATCGAAGTCGACACGGTTGTTGTCAATGATGACATCGCGATCAAAAAGGAAGAGGATCGTCGTGGTGTCGCGGGAACGGTCTTCGTCCATAAGATTGCCGGAGCTGCAGCTGCAGAAGGGAAATCATTGAGTGAAGTCAAGGCAGTTGCTGAAAAAGTAATCAAGGGCGTTCGTTCGATCGGAATGGCACTCTCGCCATGTTATATGCCGGAGAGTGGCAAACCAGGCTTTGAGTTGCATGATGACGAGATGGAAATTGGAATCGGGATTCATGGCGAAAAAGGACTCGAACGAAAAGC encodes the following:
- a CDS encoding AzlC family ABC transporter permease, with the protein product MSSAFQAGVRACLPTVLGYIGIGFSAGIVGRASGLSPLEVGFMSVFIYAGAAQFIITSLLLLNSPASAIILTTFIVNLRHLLMSLTLAPHVETRHLRDRLGTGTLLTDESFAVAMNTAQKGKLSPSFMHGLNLTAYFSWIVATVLGALVGSWFPDPERFGLDFALTAMFIGLLYLQFEGERSRIAVNSCLLLIVLLLLYITMRYFSPEVAVLCATLGGASIGVVITRWKSARN
- the dhaK gene encoding dihydroxyacetone kinase subunit DhaK, with product MHKLMKDSNRFVSDMVDGLVLAHPDLYKKVEGVNVVARKVPLDGKVGLVSGGGSGHEPAHAGFVGDGMLAAAVCGEVFTSPTPDMVLEGIKAAHGGKGVLLVVKNYSGDVMNFDMAKELAELEDIEVDTVVVNDDIAIKKEEDRRGVAGTVFVHKIAGAAAAEGKSLSEVKAVAEKVIKGVRSIGMALSPCYMPESGKPGFELHDDEMEIGIGIHGEKGLERKAVASVDAIVKELLDRLTKEVPDKKVAVMVNGMGGTPESELYITYKYVAEELQAHGYEIARSFVGNYMTSLEMHGFSITLLPVDDELLGYLDAETKAIGF